A single Staphylococcus muscae DNA region contains:
- a CDS encoding helix-turn-helix transcriptional regulator, translating into MRNRLKELRARDGYNQTQLAQKVGVSRQTISLIERNVFVPSIVTAMKIARAFNEPVEHVFIFEEKTVE; encoded by the coding sequence ATGCGCAATCGACTTAAAGAGTTGCGAGCGAGAGATGGTTATAATCAAACACAACTTGCACAAAAAGTAGGTGTTTCTCGTCAGACCATTTCGTTAATAGAACGTAATGTATTTGTGCCATCTATTGTGACAGCCATGAAAATTGCCCGTGCATTTAATGAACCGGTAGAACATGTGTTTATTTTTGAAGAGAAAACAGTGGAATAA
- the hutU gene encoding urocanate hydratase — protein MSRVVKAKKGLDIECKGWEQEAVLRMLYNNLDPEVAEHPDKLVVYGGIGKAARNWESFDAIVETLRRLESDETMLVQSGKPVAVFKTHEEAPRVLLSNSVLVPKWANWEHFHELDRKGLMMYGQMTAGSWIYIGSQGIVQGTYETFAELANQHFNGSLKGTITLTAGLGGMGGAQPLAVTMNEGVVIGVDVDPSRIEKRIETRYCDMITDSLDEALERAQEAKEKGEALAIGLVGNAAEVHHEILQRGFKIDIVTDQTSAHDPLNGYVPEGYSLEEADTLRETDSDRYVTLSKQSMKKHVEAMLAFQQQGAVAFDYGNNIRQVAFDEGLEHAFDFPGFVPAYIRPLFCEGKGPFRFAALSGDPKDIERADELMRELFPEDEKLMRWLDMATEKIAFQGLPSRIAWLGYGDRAKMGLALNELVRKGEISAPIVIGRDHLDAGSVASPNRETESMKDGSDAVGDWAILNALVNTAAGGSWISVHHGGGVGMGYSLHAGMVVVADGTERAERRLKRVLTTDPGMGVVRHADAGYDIAIETAKQKDVDMPMITRKGEDK, from the coding sequence ATGTCTAGAGTTGTAAAAGCAAAAAAAGGTTTAGATATTGAGTGTAAAGGATGGGAGCAAGAAGCGGTTTTACGTATGTTATACAACAATTTGGATCCGGAAGTTGCAGAACATCCAGACAAGCTTGTTGTATACGGTGGTATTGGTAAAGCGGCACGTAACTGGGAATCATTTGATGCAATTGTTGAAACATTGCGCCGCTTAGAAAGTGATGAGACAATGCTTGTACAGTCTGGGAAACCTGTTGCAGTTTTTAAGACACACGAAGAAGCACCACGTGTGTTACTGTCTAACTCTGTACTCGTACCAAAATGGGCAAACTGGGAACATTTTCATGAGTTAGATCGCAAAGGATTAATGATGTATGGGCAAATGACAGCCGGAAGTTGGATTTATATTGGGTCTCAAGGAATTGTACAAGGAACGTACGAAACATTTGCTGAGTTAGCAAATCAACACTTTAACGGTTCCTTGAAAGGGACAATTACTCTGACGGCCGGTCTCGGCGGTATGGGAGGTGCGCAGCCGCTTGCAGTCACAATGAATGAAGGGGTTGTGATCGGTGTAGACGTAGATCCATCACGCATTGAAAAACGTATTGAGACACGTTACTGTGATATGATTACTGACTCATTAGATGAGGCACTTGAACGTGCACAAGAAGCTAAAGAGAAAGGTGAAGCACTTGCGATTGGTTTAGTTGGTAACGCAGCAGAAGTGCATCACGAGATCTTACAACGTGGCTTCAAGATTGATATTGTAACAGACCAAACTTCTGCACATGATCCACTGAATGGTTATGTACCGGAAGGTTATTCGCTGGAAGAAGCGGATACATTGCGTGAGACAGATTCAGATCGTTACGTGACATTATCTAAACAATCGATGAAAAAACATGTAGAAGCCATGTTAGCATTCCAGCAACAAGGTGCAGTTGCATTTGATTACGGCAATAACATTCGCCAAGTGGCGTTTGATGAAGGGTTAGAACATGCTTTTGACTTCCCAGGATTCGTACCAGCGTACATTCGTCCGTTGTTCTGTGAAGGGAAAGGACCTTTCCGCTTTGCTGCACTGTCAGGCGATCCGAAAGATATCGAACGTGCAGATGAACTGATGCGTGAATTGTTCCCTGAAGATGAAAAGCTGATGCGCTGGTTGGATATGGCAACGGAAAAGATTGCGTTCCAAGGCTTACCATCACGTATTGCATGGCTTGGTTACGGCGACCGTGCCAAAATGGGATTGGCTTTAAACGAACTTGTGCGTAAAGGTGAAATTTCTGCACCAATTGTTATTGGGCGAGATCATTTAGATGCTGGTTCTGTGGCATCACCTAACCGTGAAACGGAGTCGATGAAAGATGGTTCGGATGCAGTTGGTGACTGGGCAATCTTAAATGCGCTCGTAAATACGGCTGCAGGGGGCTCATGGATTTCTGTGCATCACGGTGGTGGTGTTGGTATGGGTTATTCATTACATGCTGGTATGGTTGTTGTGGCAGACGGAACAGAGCGTGCAGAGCGTAGATTGAAGCGCGTCTTAACGACAGATCCAGGTATGGGTGTTGTAAGACATGCAGATGCAGGTTATGATATTGCAATTGAGACAGCGAAACAGAAAGATGTTGATATGCCAATGATTACACGTAAAGGTGAGGATAAATAA
- a CDS encoding type II CAAX endopeptidase family protein, whose amino-acid sequence MNQSRISGFQWAMSIFIFFILAYASPLILQDFQKASGFKPFVFALNSLGPFIAAVVCLIIFKHKREQLFGLKLTINFKVIERLLLAMAIPLVIFIIGMYMFNTYADSFILLQAKDLSETIWTILIGHLLMAFFIEFGFRLYLFNLVESKMPHFFANILVSFLYLIWDVNTAFGMPYTMYSAIYVFSFSMIIGELIRGTGGRAIYIVTIFHAAMSFAKVFFFSEELGDVFSMKVLAYGTGGVAIVVVTLGVLFSIINFFRRRRQAAKVETVSKTPIDTHSEMSTSESTSETSIDTHSEVATSESGTDVTSESEIDTSNKTSS is encoded by the coding sequence ATGAATCAATCGCGTATATCAGGCTTTCAATGGGCAATGTCTATTTTTATTTTCTTTATTTTAGCCTATGCAAGCCCGCTGATTTTACAAGACTTCCAAAAAGCATCTGGCTTTAAGCCGTTTGTATTTGCACTTAATAGTTTAGGGCCGTTTATCGCCGCAGTTGTCTGCTTAATCATTTTTAAGCATAAGCGTGAGCAGCTATTCGGTCTCAAATTAACTATCAACTTTAAAGTAATTGAACGCTTATTACTTGCGATGGCAATCCCTCTAGTTATTTTTATCATTGGGATGTATATGTTCAATACATATGCTGACAGCTTCATCCTATTACAAGCAAAAGATTTATCAGAAACTATTTGGACAATCTTAATTGGCCACCTATTAATGGCATTTTTTATTGAATTCGGATTCCGTCTCTATTTGTTCAACTTAGTTGAATCAAAGATGCCACACTTTTTCGCAAATATTTTAGTCAGCTTCCTATATTTAATTTGGGATGTTAATACTGCATTCGGTATGCCTTACACAATGTATAGCGCCATTTATGTCTTTTCATTCTCAATGATTATTGGTGAACTGATTCGTGGTACAGGAGGGCGTGCGATATATATCGTAACTATTTTCCACGCCGCTATGAGCTTTGCGAAAGTCTTCTTCTTCAGTGAAGAACTCGGCGATGTCTTTTCAATGAAAGTACTTGCTTACGGTACCGGTGGTGTTGCAATTGTCGTTGTGACACTTGGTGTATTGTTCAGCATCATCAACTTCTTCCGCCGCAGACGTCAAGCAGCGAAAGTTGAAACTGTATCGAAAACACCCATTGATACACATTCAGAGATGTCCACTTCAGAATCAACATCGGAAACATCTATCGATACACATTCAGAAGTGGCGACTTCCGAATCAGGCACTGATGTGACAAGCGAATCAGAGATTGATACATCAAACAAAACATCATCATAG
- a CDS encoding YjiH family protein: MNRHQRETRRNDMKGKDMWQFWVYSGLGIICFFIPLKLGDNETILVDHAHLGFRALMGEAMPYLALAMILVGALLPLKRKDFQKSVTDAILVIFKILGAIIGVMYVFKLGPAILFKESYGPFLFDKLMMPLSVLIPIGAVALSLLVGYGLLEFIGVLMQPIMRPIFKTPGKSAIDAVASFVGSYSLGLLITNRVYKDGMYNKKEAVIIATGFSTVSATFMVIVARTLDLMSHWNLYFWLCLIITFTVTAISAHLPPISRESEAYYDGQQGEQEEAVEGSRFVAAWQEAKKQSHQSLPLVKNIWVNMKDGLEMTIAILPSILSIGFIGLLLADYTPVIDWLSYIFYPVVYLFPISDQALLAKASAISIIEMFLPSLIAAQAALEVRFVVAITSVSAIIFFSALVPCILATEIKIPVWKLAAIWFIRVVLTLLITIPISLLIF, from the coding sequence ATGAATAGACACCAACGAGAAACACGAAGGAATGACATGAAGGGGAAAGACATGTGGCAGTTCTGGGTGTACAGTGGACTTGGTATTATTTGCTTTTTCATACCACTGAAATTAGGGGACAATGAAACGATTCTAGTCGATCATGCACATTTAGGTTTTAGAGCGTTGATGGGAGAAGCAATGCCTTACTTAGCCTTGGCAATGATATTAGTTGGTGCGTTGTTACCATTGAAAAGAAAAGATTTTCAGAAGTCTGTGACAGATGCAATTTTAGTCATTTTCAAAATACTAGGTGCCATTATCGGTGTTATGTATGTCTTCAAGTTAGGACCCGCAATTCTATTTAAAGAAAGTTATGGGCCGTTCCTATTCGATAAATTAATGATGCCACTAAGCGTGCTTATTCCTATTGGTGCTGTGGCACTCTCATTATTAGTCGGCTATGGACTTTTGGAATTTATTGGCGTACTCATGCAACCGATTATGCGACCGATATTTAAAACACCGGGTAAGTCAGCGATTGATGCCGTAGCCTCATTCGTCGGCAGCTATTCATTAGGGTTGTTGATTACGAACCGCGTATACAAAGATGGGATGTACAACAAAAAAGAAGCAGTGATTATTGCGACTGGTTTTTCTACTGTATCTGCGACGTTCATGGTAATCGTAGCCCGCACACTTGACTTAATGAGTCATTGGAATCTCTACTTTTGGTTGTGTTTGATTATTACATTCACAGTGACAGCCATTTCTGCGCATTTACCACCGATTTCTAGAGAGTCGGAAGCATATTATGACGGTCAACAAGGAGAACAAGAAGAAGCGGTAGAGGGAAGTCGTTTTGTTGCAGCATGGCAAGAAGCCAAAAAGCAATCACATCAGTCGTTGCCACTGGTAAAAAATATTTGGGTGAATATGAAAGATGGCTTAGAGATGACGATTGCAATATTACCATCCATTCTATCCATTGGGTTTATCGGCTTGTTGTTGGCGGATTACACACCTGTGATTGATTGGCTGAGTTATATTTTTTATCCAGTCGTTTATCTATTCCCAATCTCTGATCAAGCATTATTGGCAAAAGCATCAGCAATATCCATTATTGAAATGTTTCTGCCATCATTAATAGCGGCACAAGCAGCATTAGAAGTCAGATTTGTTGTAGCGATTACAAGTGTTTCAGCCATTATTTTCTTCTCAGCATTAGTACCATGTATTTTGGCTACTGAGATTAAAATTCCTGTGTGGAAACTTGCAGCAATTTGGTTTATCCGTGTGGTTTTAACATTATTAATTACGATTCCAATCAGTTTATTGATTTTCTAA
- a CDS encoding YnfA family protein, which yields MHFVYATTIFILAGLCEIGGGYLIWLWLRADKPMWLGFLGGIALILYGIVATLQTFPTFGRVYAAYGGVFIVLSLMWAYWVDKEPPDKFDIIGGIICLIGVLVMVLPSRG from the coding sequence ATGCATTTTGTCTACGCAACGACGATTTTCATTTTAGCGGGCTTATGCGAAATAGGTGGTGGTTACCTCATATGGTTATGGCTGCGTGCGGATAAGCCAATGTGGTTAGGTTTCTTGGGGGGCATTGCATTGATACTATATGGTATCGTTGCAACGCTGCAAACTTTTCCAACATTTGGGCGTGTCTATGCGGCGTATGGTGGCGTTTTTATCGTCTTGAGTCTCATGTGGGCTTATTGGGTCGATAAGGAGCCACCAGATAAGTTTGACATCATTGGTGGTATCATTTGTTTGATTGGTGTGCTAGTGATGGTTTTACCTTCTAGGGGTTGA
- a CDS encoding galactose mutarotase, whose product MHVIIEQQTNGIELIKISTKKTKVVFSNYGASIVSWKIDDNNIVLGNAVEADEFYPSHPFFFGAAVGRYAGRIENGQFILNGQSYHVEQNDAPHHLHGGSNGLWQHLFEYEVQEDHDEVRVIFTANLQSTTDHFPGDIDVKIVYTYDTTDTWTIEYFAKSTEDTLFNPTNHVYFNLNRDNKVIDNHEITSDKLYMFPLNAVGMPEQDVIDLGRYFNTKSLMLDTIFTSTEPAIAEQVAKVGGLDHPFEVHEGKLIVSNQDCELHVETDMPQMVLYTFNDPTGWGSPMNIYKPHSGITIETQSLPNDINVYGEEAASILPAHTPFYSKTSYQLKLKS is encoded by the coding sequence ATGCATGTTATTATTGAGCAACAAACGAACGGAATTGAATTGATTAAGATTAGTACGAAAAAAACAAAGGTTGTCTTCTCGAACTACGGTGCAAGCATTGTAAGTTGGAAAATAGATGACAACAACATTGTTTTGGGGAATGCGGTAGAAGCAGATGAATTTTACCCGTCACATCCTTTTTTCTTTGGGGCAGCAGTAGGGCGTTATGCGGGTCGCATTGAGAATGGACAGTTTATTTTGAACGGGCAGTCATATCATGTGGAACAAAATGATGCGCCCCATCATTTGCATGGGGGTAGTAACGGTCTATGGCAGCACCTTTTTGAATATGAAGTACAGGAAGATCATGATGAAGTACGTGTAATTTTTACTGCAAACTTACAAAGTACGACAGATCATTTCCCGGGTGATATTGATGTAAAAATTGTGTATACATATGACACAACGGATACGTGGACGATTGAATATTTTGCGAAGTCAACAGAAGATACGTTATTTAACCCAACGAATCACGTTTACTTCAATCTAAATAGAGATAACAAAGTCATTGATAATCATGAAATAACGAGTGATAAGTTATATATGTTTCCATTGAATGCGGTTGGTATGCCTGAACAGGATGTCATTGATTTAGGGCGTTACTTCAATACGAAATCGCTCATGCTGGATACAATTTTTACATCAACTGAACCAGCAATTGCGGAACAAGTTGCGAAGGTAGGCGGGTTAGATCATCCTTTTGAAGTGCATGAAGGAAAGCTGATTGTGTCTAATCAAGATTGTGAACTTCATGTCGAGACGGATATGCCGCAAATGGTACTTTATACTTTCAATGATCCAACTGGCTGGGGAAGTCCAATGAATATTTATAAACCACACTCAGGGATTACGATTGAAACGCAAAGTTTACCGAATGATATTAATGTATATGGTGAAGAAGCGGCTTCAATCTTACCCGCACATACGCCATTTTACTCAAAAACATCTTATCAGTTAAAGTTAAAGTCTTAA
- a CDS encoding ABC transporter permease: protein MSKFLATFRLTYINKIKAKSFIITTLLMVLLIVGGANIDKIVSLFNGDDHGEQVAIVTQNDGVYDAIHAQGKLIDKNIEYQHLSKEQATKALKKDKVDYVVEVTQTEQKQLKGTIIDTEHVSNDDKAAWQVTLSQIQKSMVAQGLDLSPTELQQLQAESQVTDKMIGESGKDGNQDVSEMEEVISSVMVSILNVLMFFIVVNYANQVAMEVATEKTSRVSEMIITSVKPVVHIAAKVLSVIAVSLTQLLVIAVTGIVSFYVFNLSEKLGKIDFEWTAHLKRLLTFGIAFFIISIISFIILAAILGNMTARIEDISQSLMPVTLLMIGAFYAGTFGAMNPEHIIVRILSYVPFFSPFVTLTRLSLPGTPTMEGIIAIAIHIVLIIVLAWLAAKTYKNAVLTFEKGIVASFKRVFQKEMHS, encoded by the coding sequence ATGTCTAAATTTTTAGCAACTTTTCGACTGACATATATCAATAAAATTAAAGCAAAGTCTTTCATTATTACGACACTTCTTATGGTGTTATTGATTGTCGGTGGTGCGAATATTGATAAGATTGTGAGCTTGTTTAATGGTGATGATCATGGAGAACAAGTGGCAATTGTGACACAAAATGATGGCGTGTATGATGCGATTCATGCGCAAGGAAAACTCATCGACAAAAATATAGAATATCAACATTTGTCTAAAGAACAAGCAACGAAGGCATTGAAAAAAGATAAAGTGGACTATGTTGTGGAAGTGACGCAAACTGAGCAAAAACAGTTAAAAGGAACAATTATTGATACGGAACATGTATCTAATGATGATAAAGCAGCATGGCAAGTAACACTCTCTCAAATTCAAAAAAGTATGGTGGCACAAGGTTTAGACTTGTCGCCAACGGAGTTGCAACAGTTACAAGCTGAGAGCCAAGTAACCGATAAGATGATAGGTGAAAGTGGAAAAGATGGGAATCAAGACGTATCAGAGATGGAAGAAGTCATATCTAGTGTGATGGTAAGTATCTTGAATGTATTAATGTTCTTTATTGTTGTAAACTACGCTAACCAAGTGGCAATGGAAGTAGCAACTGAGAAGACATCACGTGTATCTGAGATGATTATTACAAGTGTGAAACCGGTTGTCCATATCGCTGCAAAAGTGCTAAGTGTGATTGCAGTTTCATTAACACAATTGCTTGTTATCGCCGTAACCGGAATTGTGAGCTTTTATGTATTTAACTTAAGTGAAAAGCTGGGCAAAATTGATTTTGAATGGACAGCACATTTAAAACGCTTGTTAACATTTGGTATTGCATTCTTTATCATCAGTATCATTTCATTCATCATATTGGCTGCGATACTTGGTAATATGACAGCACGTATTGAAGATATTTCGCAATCATTAATGCCGGTAACACTCTTAATGATTGGTGCATTTTATGCAGGTACTTTCGGTGCAATGAATCCAGAACATATCATTGTACGCATATTAAGCTATGTACCATTCTTCTCGCCATTTGTGACGTTAACGAGGTTATCACTACCAGGCACGCCAACGATGGAAGGCATCATTGCAATTGCGATTCATATCGTATTAATTATTGTTCTCGCATGGCTTGCTGCGAAAACATATAAAAATGCGGTATTAACATTTGAAAAAGGGATCGTTGCATCATTTAAACGTGTCTTCCAAAAAGAAATGCATTCGTAA
- a CDS encoding LysR family transcriptional regulator → MKIVQLEYFIEVVNRNSFTKAAQALHISQPSLTATIKKMEHDLGYQLLKRSTKEMTITEKGIQFYNHAVTLVQQYHQTMERMYDLKLSQTPKIKMSTIESTAYWVSLVIQQHHQKHPDQHYQITETLNPEILAQKLVNFELHLGISNDQIRHEDVVSIPLYEEDYVLLVPEDRFTQQKSISIKGLPLIVPNKPYQVRKHIEDYFTHLEERPNIVMEVERFEAATNFVHQGMGYAVIPRVYYQSRHTQHLSAIKIRPTIKRTIYINYARHRQYGSHVQDLVAACQHYWGTI, encoded by the coding sequence ATGAAAATCGTACAGTTGGAATACTTTATTGAAGTCGTCAACCGCAATAGTTTTACGAAAGCTGCTCAAGCATTGCACATCAGTCAACCATCACTTACAGCAACCATTAAAAAAATGGAACATGACTTAGGTTATCAACTCTTAAAGCGCAGCACGAAAGAGATGACTATTACTGAAAAAGGCATTCAGTTTTACAATCATGCTGTGACGTTAGTGCAACAATATCATCAAACAATGGAACGCATGTATGACTTGAAATTGAGTCAAACACCGAAAATTAAAATGTCTACGATTGAATCAACGGCTTATTGGGTTTCCTTAGTCATCCAGCAACACCATCAAAAACATCCCGACCAACATTATCAAATTACCGAGACATTAAACCCAGAAATACTCGCACAGAAGCTGGTTAATTTCGAACTACATCTAGGTATTTCTAACGATCAAATTCGTCATGAAGATGTCGTATCCATCCCTTTGTATGAAGAAGATTACGTCTTGCTCGTTCCTGAAGATCGATTCACACAACAAAAATCTATCTCGATTAAAGGACTGCCACTCATTGTCCCGAACAAACCTTATCAAGTTCGTAAACATATCGAGGATTATTTCACACATTTGGAAGAACGACCCAATATTGTCATGGAAGTTGAACGTTTTGAAGCTGCAACCAACTTTGTTCACCAAGGTATGGGCTATGCGGTTATTCCAAGAGTGTACTATCAATCACGCCACACACAACATTTGAGTGCGATCAAAATCCGCCCAACCATTAAGCGAACTATCTACATTAACTATGCACGACATCGTCAATACGGTTCACACGTTCAAGACTTAGTAGCAGCATGTCAACACTATTGGGGAACGATATAA
- the rpiA gene encoding ribose 5-phosphate isomerase A, with product MDTKQLKKMTLEQAVARIEDGMVLGIGTGSTIELLVPEIGKLVNDKGYKLTGVCTSKRTETQAKSLNIPVMHVNDVTHIDLAIDGADEIDPQLNLIKGGGAALFREKVIDEMAEQFVVLADETKLVDYLGQTFKLPVEVDCFNWRLVLQHIDAHVEGTVELRMTDGEPLVTDNGNYILDVHLTEKTDPYALHEFLIHLTGVLETGYFLDMATEAIVGTQQGVKVLKH from the coding sequence ATGGATACGAAACAATTGAAAAAAATGACATTAGAACAGGCGGTTGCACGTATTGAAGATGGTATGGTACTAGGCATTGGTACTGGCAGTACGATTGAATTGCTCGTGCCAGAAATTGGGAAGTTAGTCAACGATAAAGGATACAAATTGACGGGAGTTTGTACGTCCAAAAGAACAGAAACTCAGGCGAAATCACTCAATATACCAGTGATGCACGTCAATGATGTGACGCATATTGACCTAGCAATTGATGGTGCAGATGAAATTGATCCACAGCTGAATTTGATAAAAGGTGGAGGTGCTGCGTTATTCCGTGAGAAAGTCATTGATGAGATGGCTGAACAGTTTGTCGTATTGGCAGATGAGACGAAACTCGTTGATTATTTAGGACAAACATTTAAGTTGCCTGTCGAAGTGGATTGTTTTAATTGGCGTCTTGTCTTACAGCACATTGATGCGCATGTTGAAGGAACGGTTGAATTGCGCATGACAGATGGAGAACCACTCGTAACAGATAATGGGAATTATATTTTGGATGTGCATTTAACAGAAAAGACGGATCCTTATGCACTTCATGAATTTTTAATTCATTTAACGGGAGTCCTAGAAACGGGCTACTTCTTAGATATGGCTACGGAAGCAATTGTTGGTACACAACAAGGTGTGAAAGTGTTGAAACATTAA
- a CDS encoding ABC transporter ATP-binding protein, with protein sequence MSLNISHVTKRFKSFTAVDDINLTLEKGKMLGFLGRNGAGKTTSFRMILGLMEPTEGEITYEGKAITSDMYDVIGYLPEERGLHPKLTVNEELTYLATLKGMKPKAIKQAIDTWLTRFEITENKDKKIESLSKGNQQKVQLLASILHEPELLILDEPFSGLDPVNVELLKGAVKELNANGSTIIFSSHRMEHVEELCDDICIMNAGKMVVQGPIHEVKEAFGYKRVAIEADYDLTELATYPGVVKYEQLGETTHLTIDDVAVAESLFVYVQQHGFVRRFQVLEPTINEIFIQKAGEQHV encoded by the coding sequence ATGTCATTAAATATTTCTCATGTGACAAAAAGATTCAAAAGTTTTACAGCAGTTGATGATATCAATTTGACATTAGAAAAAGGAAAGATGTTAGGTTTTCTCGGGCGTAATGGTGCAGGTAAAACAACAAGCTTCCGGATGATTCTAGGGTTAATGGAGCCGACAGAGGGAGAAATTACATACGAAGGTAAAGCGATTACGTCAGATATGTATGATGTGATCGGATATTTGCCAGAAGAACGTGGCTTACATCCGAAACTGACTGTAAATGAAGAACTCACATATCTTGCGACGTTAAAAGGAATGAAGCCGAAAGCGATCAAACAAGCAATTGATACGTGGTTGACGCGCTTTGAAATTACTGAAAATAAAGATAAAAAGATCGAATCCCTATCAAAAGGGAACCAACAAAAAGTTCAATTGTTGGCGAGTATTTTACATGAACCTGAGCTATTGATTTTGGACGAACCTTTTAGCGGTTTGGACCCTGTTAATGTGGAATTACTTAAAGGGGCGGTAAAAGAATTGAATGCGAATGGATCAACGATTATTTTCAGTTCTCACCGTATGGAACATGTGGAAGAACTGTGTGATGATATCTGTATTATGAATGCTGGGAAAATGGTTGTTCAAGGACCGATACATGAAGTGAAGGAAGCGTTTGGTTATAAGCGAGTGGCGATTGAAGCAGATTATGATTTGACTGAACTTGCGACATATCCTGGTGTTGTGAAGTATGAACAACTGGGCGAAACAACTCATTTAACGATTGATGATGTGGCCGTAGCAGAATCGTTGTTTGTGTATGTACAGCAGCATGGATTTGTTCGTCGCTTCCAAGTATTAGAACCAACAATCAATGAAATATTTATTCAAAAGGCAGGTGAGCAACATGTCTAA
- the hutG gene encoding formimidoylglutamase produces MYQQPNKEIWTGRLDSKTDRAAFRHFQTVAFGDLSSEVEENTGVALLGYAIDEGVALNQGRIGAKEGPDAIRRAFAGLPTMSDTPITDYGNVAHDAETLYESQQAFGQYVSQLLQHHSRIFLLGGGHDIAYAQYLGVRAANPGKSIGVINIDAHFDNRYAESSTSGTSFHQMLEEDEQLDYFVLGIQRAGNTQSLFDYADESNTEYVLADELKGRIDPRIRNKIENFIHEHDVILFTICMDVIDSAYAPGVSAPAVLGLMPGVVLELAERILQSDKVTSLSIAEMNPTYDIDNRTAKLIAHMLTYLIHD; encoded by the coding sequence ATGTATCAACAACCAAATAAAGAGATATGGACAGGTCGTTTAGATAGTAAAACGGATCGTGCCGCATTTCGCCATTTTCAAACGGTTGCGTTCGGTGACCTGTCGTCTGAAGTAGAAGAGAATACAGGTGTTGCACTGCTCGGTTATGCGATTGATGAAGGTGTGGCATTGAATCAAGGGCGCATCGGTGCGAAAGAAGGTCCAGACGCTATTCGACGAGCATTTGCTGGATTACCAACGATGTCAGACACGCCAATCACTGACTACGGAAATGTGGCGCATGATGCGGAGACATTGTATGAATCACAGCAAGCCTTCGGACAATATGTCTCACAACTATTACAACACCACTCACGCATATTTTTATTAGGTGGTGGACATGATATTGCATATGCACAATATCTCGGTGTGCGTGCAGCCAATCCAGGAAAGTCTATTGGTGTCATCAATATAGATGCACATTTTGATAATCGATATGCAGAATCTTCCACATCAGGTACAAGCTTTCATCAAATGTTAGAAGAAGATGAACAGCTGGATTACTTTGTCTTAGGTATTCAGCGTGCAGGCAATACACAAAGTTTATTTGATTATGCTGATGAAAGTAATACGGAGTATGTTCTTGCTGATGAGTTGAAGGGACGCATAGATCCACGCATTCGTAATAAAATCGAGAACTTTATTCATGAACACGATGTTATTTTGTTTACGATTTGTATGGATGTCATCGATAGTGCATACGCACCGGGCGTTAGTGCACCGGCAGTGTTAGGATTAATGCCAGGTGTTGTTTTAGAATTAGCGGAACGCATCTTGCAGTCAGACAAAGTGACGTCTTTGAGTATTGCTGAGATGAATCCAACGTACGATATCGACAATCGAACAGCAAAGCTGATTGCACATATGCTGACGTATCTGATTCATGATTAA
- a CDS encoding helix-turn-helix transcriptional regulator yields the protein MTQVNRVKAYRVAKGVSQLELARRVGVSRQTINMIENDKYNPTLNLCIRIAETLDVTLNDLFWGEK from the coding sequence ATGACACAGGTGAATAGAGTAAAAGCATATCGTGTCGCAAAAGGCGTATCGCAGTTGGAACTCGCACGGCGTGTAGGTGTATCAAGACAAACAATTAATATGATTGAGAACGATAAATACAATCCAACGCTGAACTTATGTATTCGGATTGCGGAGACATTAGATGTCACATTAAATGACTTATTCTGGGGGGAGAAATAA